The Nocardioides zeae genome includes the window GGTCAGCGCCCGTCCGTCGGACTCCATCGCCCTGGCGCTCCGCACCGGCTCGCGCATCGTGTGCGCCGACGAGGTGCTGGACGAGGCCGGTCTCGCCGTCCCCGCCGAGCAGGAGGACGAGGTCGAGAAGTTCCGCGAGTTCCTCGACCACGTGACGCCCGAGGACTTCGAGTCGGACTGACCCGGGGTCCAGGTCTGACCCTCAACTTGAGATTGAGGCTTCTGGTCGGCGTGTCGTGCGTTGACCGGGCTACGGGTGCCGCCTACGTTGGAGCCCTTCGCTGTAACTCCACCGTTGTGCTCCGCACGACACCCTTCCCCCAACGGAGTTGCGACGCGCGGAGGAACCGGAGAAGAGGTCGCAGTGGGCATGAACGACGAGCAGCACGTGCGCGGTGCTGCTGACGATCGCGCGGTCGTCGAGGCGACCGAGGTCGCCGAGGAGCAGGGTCTGCTGTTCACCGACGACGTGTCGCCGCTCCCGAGCGACCAGGGCTACCGCGGTCCCACCGCGTGCAACGCCGCGGGCATCACCTACCGCCAGCTGGACTACTGGGCCCGCACCGGGCTGGTCGAGCCGACCATCCGCGGCGCGAAGGGCTCGGGCTCGCAGCGGCTGTACTCCTTCCGCGACATCCTGATCCTCAAGATCATCAAGCGTCTGCTCGACGCGGGGATCTCGCTGCCGCAGATCCGCACGGCGATCTCCCACCTGCGCGAGCGCGGCACCGACGACCTGACGCGCGTCACGCTGATGAGCGACGGCGCGTCGGTCTACGAGTGCACGACCAACGACGAGGTCATCGACCTGCTCCAGGGCGGCCAGGGCGTGTTCGGCATCGCCATCGGCGGTGTCTGGCGGGAGATCGAGGGCTCGCTCGCCGAGCTCCCGAGCGAGCGCACCGGCGACGACGCCGCCGCGGCGTCCTCCGGACCGGGCGCCGTCGACGAGCTCGCCGCGCGCCGCGCCCGGCGCATCGGCTGACCTCTCCCCGCGCCGTACGGGCGTTCTTCTTCTCCCCGTAGTCCCTGACGTTCCGCACCGTGTCGCCCCTCCGGGGCGGCGTGTCGGGTGCAGAACGTCAGGGACTACGCCGTCGAGGGGGCGGTACGCCGCGGCGCCGGGTGCTAGGTTGGCGATCGCTGCTCATCCCGTGCGGGAGAGCCTCCGCGGGTCCGCCCGCGGCGCGCCGAAGGGGCAATTCCTCCCCGGAACCTCTCAGGCACCCGGACCGCACGGGCAGGCGACTCTGAACCGCACGCCGTGGTCGGGACAGAGGGGGAGGCGAACCGGCCGACCCCGAACGGAGCGCCTCATGGACGCCGATCCCACGACCCCCGACTTCGCGACGGACGACCTGCTGGGCTTCGCCCGCCGCCACATCGGCCCCGACGCCGATGCCGTCGCCACCATGCTGGCCCGCCTGGGCCACGACTCGCTCGACGCCCTCATGGACGCCGCCGTGCCCGCCTCCATCCGTGACCGCGACGTCCGTCTCGACCTGCCCGCGCCGGCCTCGGAGCAGGACGTCGCCGCCGAGCTGCGCGCCCTCGCCGCGGCGAACGGCCTGGCGGAGCCGATGATCGGGCTCGGCTACCACGGCACGGTGACCCCGGCGGTGATCCGCCGCAACGTGCTCGAGGACCCGAGCTGGTACACGGCGTACACGCCCTACCAGCCCGAGATCTCCCAGGGCCGGCTGGAGGCGCTCCTCAACTTCCAGACGATGGTGGGGGACCTGACCGGCCTGCCGACCGCGAACGCGTCCCTCCTCGACGAGGGCACGGCGGCCGCGGAGGCCATGACGCTCGTGCGGCGCGCGAACCGCAAGGCCCGCGGGCCCTTCGTCGTCGACGCCGACGCGCTGCCGCAGACGATCGCGGTCGTGCGCACCCGCGCGGCCGCCATGGGCATCGAGGTCGTGGTGGCCGACCTCGCCGGCGGACTGCCGTCGTCGGTCGCCGAGACCGGCCTGTGCGGCGTGCTGGTGCAGTACCCCGGCGCCTCCGGCGAGGTCCGCGACCCTCGGCCGGTCATCGACGCCGCGCACGAGCACGGCGGGCTCGCCGTCGTCGCCGCCGACCTCCTCGCACTCACCCTCCTGGAGTCGCCGGGCACGTTGGGGGCCGACGTCGCGGTCGGCTCGACCCAGCGCTTCGGCGTGCCGCTCTTCCACGGGGGACCGCACGCGGCGTACGTCGCGGTGCGCGCCGGACTGGAGCGGAACCTCCCCGGGCGCCTCGTCGGGGTGTCCGTGGACGCGGAGGGGCGGCCGGCCTACCGGCTCGCGCTGCAGACCCGGGAGCAGCACATCCGTCGCGACAAGGCGACGTCCAACATCTGCACCGCGCAGGTGCTCCTCGCGGTGGTGGCGTCGATGTACGCCGTCTACCACGGGCCTGACGGCCTGCGCCGGATCGCGGAGCGCATCCACGACCTCGCCGCGCGGGCCGCCGCGTCGCTGCGGGCGGCCGGTCTCGACGTACCGACGGCCGGGTTCTTCGACACCGTCACGGTCCGTGTCCCCGGCGGCGCCGCCCGCGCGGTCGCCGCGGCGCGGGACGAGGGTCTCCACCTGCGGCTCGTCGACGCCGACACGGTCGGCATCGCGTTCTCCGAGGTGAGCGGGCCGCACACGCTCCGCGCCCTCCACGCCGCGTTCGGCGTGGTGCCAGCCCGCGTGGACCCGATCCGTGACGCCCTTCCCACCGCGCTGGCCCGCACGACGCCGTACCTCACCCACGACGTCTTCTCGAGCCACCACAGCGAGACGCAGATGCTGCGCTACCTGCGCCGGCTCTCGGGACGCGACTACGCGCTGGACCGCGGCATGATCCCGCTGGGCTCGTGCACGATGAAGCTCAACGCCACGACCGAGATGGAGCCGGTGAGCCTCCCGGGCTTCGCCGACCTCCACCCCTTCGTGCCCGCGGAGGACGCGGCCGGCTACCGGCGCCTCGTCGCCGACCTCGAGGGCTGGCTGGCCGAGGTGACCGGCTACGACCGCGTCTCGATCCAGCCCAACGCGGGCTCGCAGGGCGAGCTCGCCGGCCTGATGGCGATCCGGGCCTACCACGAGGCGCGCGGCGAGTCCGCCCGCGACGTCTGCCTCATCCCGTCCTCGGCCCACGGCACCAACGCGGCGTCCGCGGTCATGGCCGGCATGCGGGTCGTGGTCGTCGCCTCCCGCGACGACGGCGGCGTCGACCTCGACGACCTGCGCCGCGCCTGCGCGGAGCACGCGGACGACCTCGCGGCGATCATGATCACCTACCCCTCGACCCACGGCGTGTACGAGGACACCGTCACCGAGCTGTGCGAGGTCGTGCACGCCCACGGCGGCCAGGTGTACGTCGACGGGGCCAACCTCAACGCCCTCGTCGGCCACGCCCGGCCGGGGGCCTTCGGCGGCGACGTCTCCCACCTCAACCTGCACAAGACGTTCTGCATCCCGCACGGTGGCGGCGGTCCCGGCGTGGGCCCCGTGGCCGTGCGGGCGCACCTGGCGCCGTACCTGCCCTCGCACCCCCTCCACCCCGACCCGGAGCGGCGGGACGGGATCGGCCCGATCAGCTCGGCTCCGCACGGGTCGGCGGGCATCCTGCCGATCTCGTGGGCCTACGTGCGCCTCATGGGGGCTGCGGGGCTCGCGCGGGCGACGGCGGTCGCCGTGCTGTCGGCCAACTACGTCGCCGCCCGACTGGGGGAGCACTTCCCGGTGCTCTACCGCGGCGCGAACGGGCTGGTGGCCCACGAGTGCATCCTCGACCTCCGGCCGCTCACGAAGGCCACGGGCGTGACGGTGGACGACGTCGCGAAGCGGCTCGTCGACCACGGCTTCCACGCGCCGACCATGTCGTTCCCGGTGGCGGGGACCCTCATGGTGGAGCCGACCGAGTCGGAGGACCTGGCCGAGCTCGACCGCTTCTGCGACGCGATGATCTCGATCCGCGCGGAGATCGCCCGGGTCGAGGCGGGGGAGTGGAGCGCGGAGGAGTCGCCGCTGCGCCACGCGCCGCACACGACCCGCGCTCTGGTCGGCGAGTGGGACCGCGCCTACTCGCGCGAGACGGCCGTCTTCCCCCAGGGGCACGACGTCGACAAGTACTGGCCGCCGGTCGCCCGCATCGACCAGGCGTACGGCGACCGCAACCTCGTCTGTGCCTGCCCGCCCCTCGAGGCCTTCGCGGAGGACGGGGTCCTCGTGGGGGAGGGCGCGTGAGGGACGACGCGCCGGTCCTGGCCGGCACCGCCCGCGCGCTGCTCACCCGCGTCGCGGAGACCCAGGTCGCCGCCCGGGCGCCGTCGCTCGTCGCCGGCGTGGTGCGGGACGGGACGCTCGTCTGGTCGGGCGGCTGGGGCGAGGTGCCCGGGCCGGTCGAGGACACGCAGTACCGCATCGGGTCGATCACCAAGACCCTCACCGCGGTCGTCGTGCTGCAGGCCGTGCGCGACGGCCTGCTCGACCTCGGCGGCAGGATCGACGAGGCCCTCGGCGAGCCGATCGGCACCTACGGCGACCGCACCCTCCGCCAGCTGCTCTCCCACACGTCGGGCATGCAGTCCGAGCCCGCCGGCGCGTGGTGGGAGCGCACGGAGGGCGGCTCGTTCGCCGACCTCGTCGCCGCCAACCCGGGCGCGGGCGCGGTCTTCCCGGCGGGCCAGCAATACCACTACACCAACCTCGGCTTCGCCCTGCTCGGCGAGGCGGCCGCGCGCGTCCGCGGCACGGACTGGTGGTCGCTCGTGCGCTCCGCCGTGCTCGAGCCGCTGGGGATGGCGCGCACCTCCTACGGCCCCGAGGCCCCGCACGCCAGCGGCGCCTCGGTGCACCCCTACACGAGCGAGCTGGTGCCCGAGCCCGCCACCGACACGGGGGCCATGGCACCCGCCGGGCAGGTCTGGTCGACGGTCACGGACCTGGGCCGGTACGCCGCGTTCCTCGCCGCCGGGCACCCCGACGTGCTCGACGGTCGGTGGCTGGACCTGGCGAGCCACCCGGTGGGCGCCACCCGCGCGTCAGGCCTGGCCAGCGCCCACGGGCTCGGGCTCGCCCTCCTGGCGGGCGGGTCCGGGATGCTCCGCGGCCACACCGGCTCGATGCCCGGCTTCCAGGCGGCCTGCTTCGTCGACGCCCCGCGCCGCACGGGCGCGGTCGTCCTCGCGGGCTCGACCACCGGCGTACCGGCGGGCGGGCTCGCCGTCGACCTGCTCGAGCTGCTGCACGCGCACGAACCGACGCTGCCGACGCCCTGGCGGGCGCCGGCCGCCGTGCCCGCGCTGGTCCGGGACGTCGTCGGGGTGTGGCACTGGGGCAACACGCCGTACGTCGTGCGGGTGGAGGGCGCAGCGGGCGACGAGGTCGTCGTGCGCCGCGGTGACGCCGTGGCGCACCGGTTCGCCGTGCGCGGCGCGCCGGGGGAGGAGCGGCTGGTCGGCACCGGGGGCTACCACGACGGCGAGACCCTCAAGGTGCACCGCCGTCCCGACGGCAGCGTGAGCCACCTGGTCGTGGCGACGTTCGTCTACACGCGCACCCCGTACGACCCCGAGGTGCCGGTGCCGGGCGGACACCCGGCGACCGGCACCTGAGGGGTCAGCGGTCCTCTCGGCCGTCCCGCTCGGGACGTCGGCCGGCGGCGTGCCGCAGCCGCCGACCGTCGTCCACGTCGTCGGCGTGCTTCTCGTCGCTCTTCTCGATGGCGTGGGTATCGCGCGGTGGGAGCTGGATGCTCTCCTCCGCGGCGATCCCGGCCTGCAGCTCGCGCCCGCGCTCCAGCTCGGCGTCCAGCTCGGCCCCGAGCAGCAGGGCCAGGTTGGTGATCCAGAGCCACAGCAGGAAGACCGCAACACCCGCCAACGACCCGTACGTGCGGTTGTAGCTGCTGAAGTTGGCCACGTAGAAGCCGAAGGCCGCCGACGCGACCAGCCAGACGGCGATCGCCAGCACGGCACCGAGGCTGATCCAGCGGAACTTCGGCTGCTGCACGTTCGGCGTCACGTAGTAGAGCAGCGCGACGACCAGCACCACGGCCCCGAGCACGACCGGCCACTTGGCGATGTTCCAGACGAACACGGCGGTGTCGCCGAGGCCGATGGCGTCGCCCACCGCGGAGGCGGCCGGACCGGTCAGCACGAGGGCCAGCGCCACCAGCGCGACGAGCACCACGGCGACCGCCGTCAGCAGCAGCATCACCGGACGCAGCTTCCACACGGGGCGGCCCTCGCGGATCTCGTAGACCCGGTTCATGGCGCGGCCGAACGAGTTGACGTAGCCCGACGCCGACCAGAGCGCCGTCGCGAGACCGACGACGAAGGCGACCCCGGCCGTCTGCGAGGACGCCAGCTGCTGGAGCGTGGGCTCCAGCGTGGTGGCGGCGCTGCCGGCGCCCACGTCACGGAGCACCTGCAGCAGCGTGTCCACCGTCGCCTGCCCCTGGCCCACGAGGCCCACCAGCGCGAGCAGCGCGACCAGGCCCGGGAACAGCGCCAGCACGGCGTAGTAGGTCAGCGCCGCCGCGAGGTCGGTGCACTGGTCCTTGCTGAACTCGCGCAGGGTGCGACGCAGCACGTAGCGCCACGACGGTGCCTCGATGTCGCCGACCGAGTCCGGCTTGCGCGGGTCGTCGGGCGAGGGCGCGTCGGCGCGCTCCTCGGCGCGGTCCGCGGAGCCCCCCGTGGAGCGCTCCTCGGAGCGCTCCTCCGCGGTGTCGGTGCGGTGCCTTCCGAGCAGGGCCACGGCTACCTCCTCCGCCGCCAGACGACGACCGCGACGACGAGGCCCAGCACGAGCAGGCCACCGGCGCCGCCGAGCGCGGCCGGCGTCGGCTTGCCACGGTCGTCGGTCAGCTGGTCACGGGCGTTCGCGACCGCCTGCGCGGCCTGCCCGGCGGTCACCTCGGCGGACGTGCGGGCGTGCTGCACGACCTCCTCGGCCTTGTGCTTGGCGCGACCGGTGACGTCGGCCTTCGCGGCCAACGCCTCGACCGTGTCGGCCAGGTCGGCCCGGGTCTGCTCGACCTGTTCCTCCAGCTCGGCGACGGTCGGCTGGTGCTCCTCGTGCGGATCGTCAGGCGTGGCCATGCTCGCGGGCCTCCTTCACGGTGCGGACGTCGGTCTTGAGGCCCTCGACGGCGCGCTCGGGCACCGGGGGAGCGGCGTGCTTCACCTGGCTCCGACCGACGACGGCGAGGAGGCCGGCGAGGAGGAAGAGGGCCAGGGTCACGACGAGCGCGGCGAGCCAGGCGGGGAGCACGACCGCGAGGGCGATGATGACCGTCGCCACCAGTGCCCCGCCGCCGTACAGCGCGAGCACGCCGGCGGCACCGAACGCGCCGGCGCCGAACCCGGCGTACCTCACCTTCTGCGTGATCTCCGCCTGCGCGAGACGGATCTCGCCGCGCAGCAGCTCGGACGTCTGCGTGGACAGGCGCGCGATCAGCTCGCCGGTCGTCTCGTCCCCGTGGACGCTGCTCATCGGCAGCCCCTCACGCACCGAAGGCGGAGCCGGGCTGCGCGGCACCGGCCGCGTGCGCGCCGCCGCCGTTGCCGTCCTCGTCGCTGTCGCCCTTGACCTTCTCGGTGACGGTCTGGGCGACCTCTCCCGCCTTGCCGCTCACCTTCTCGGCGACCTGCGGCGCGGTCTCCTTCACCTTCTCCTGGGCCTGCTCGACCTTGTCCTGCACGGTCGGGTTGCGCCAGGCCTTCTGGGCCTGGGCCTTCAGCTGCTCGTAGCGCTGCGTCCCGGCACGCGCCCCCAGCACGTACCCGATGCCGATCCCGATCACCAGCGTCAGCTTGCGCATGCGAATCTCCCTCGGTCGGTGTGCGGCGCTCGTGCGCCCGCTGCGCCCGGTCGGCGCAGCGGGCCCCCGGTACCCACCGGTGCGCGGCTACTGCGCCTGGGACACGCTCGACATGTTGAAGTCGGGGATCCGCAGCGCGGGCGTGGCCGTGCGCGAGAAGTAGTCGCCCCACTCGCGGCTGAAGCTGAGCTCCGTCGCCCCCGCGTGGCTGAACCGGTTGAGGAGCTCGACGGGGCTCTCGTTGAAGCGGAAGTTGGTGACCAGGCCGGTGATCTCGCCGCCCTCGACGAGGTAGACGCCGTCGCGGGTGAGGCCCGTCAGCAGCATCGACTGCGGGTCGACGACGCGGATGTACCAGAGCGAGGTCACCAGGAGCCCCCGCTCCGTGCCCGCCACGAGGTCCTCCGTCGTGCCGGCCCCGCCGGCGACGTCGAGCACGAGGTTGTCCGGTGCCGGGTTGACGGGGAGGTCCGTGACCCGCGCCGAGTGGCGGCTGGTCAGCAGGGAGGTGAGGACACCGTCACGGATCCAGTCGGTCGGCACGATCGGCAGGCCGTTGTCGAAGACCGAGCTGGTCTCGCTCGACGCGGTCGTGTGGACGAAGGGGACGGCCTCGAGCCCGGGGTAGGCCGGCGCCGAGTGCAGCCGCACGCCGGGTGCGGCGACCTGCTCGCCGACGCGGGTGCCGCCGCCGGGCCGGCTCCAGACGGACTGGCCGTCGTGGGCGTCGAGCGCCCCCGAGATCCACAGCAGGTAGATCATCAGGTCGGCGGTCGAGGTGGGCGGGAGCACCGTGTCGTAGCGCCCCGCGGGGAGGTCGACGCGACGGCTGCCCCAGCCGAGGCGACGCGTGAGCTCGGCCTCGAACGCGACCGGGTCGACGTCGGCGAAGTCGCGGGTGGCCCCGCCGACCCAGGCGCTCTGGTCGAGGGACGTCGGCTTCGCCGTGCAGGCCCAGTGGCCCGTCGGCTGCACGTGCCGCAGGCGCAGACCCGTGGTGGAGCCGACGTAGACCGTCGCGACCTCGTGGTCGACGAACCCGTAGAGCACCCGCCCGCCGCCCCCGGCGGTGCCGAACGCGGTGCCGAGCGCGGGCGCCACCGCGTCGTACACGCCGATGGAGGTGCGGGCCGGCGGCTCCGCCCAGTCCGGAGCGGCGACGCCGTCGACGAGGTCCGCGGCGTCGTCGGCGACGTCGGCCGCCCGCGCCGCCGTGTCGGCCAGCTCGACGAGCGCGAGCACCTGCGCGAGGTCGCTCGCGGCGCTGGTGACCGAGCCGACCGCGACGCCGTCGGCCCGGCGGTCGAAGGCGAGCACCGACACCTGGACGCCGCTCATCTCGCCGTTGGTGGTCAGGGTGTTGTTGGCCCAGCGCAGGTTGGCGCTGGAGGTGGTGCGGACGATGACGACCGCGTCGTCGCTGCGGCTGGCCGCGAGGGCGCGCTCGACGAGCTCCTGGGGCGTGGGCGAGGTGGTCACTTGCCCGCCTCCTCTCCGGTGTTGAGGATCCGTACGCCGCGGAACAGCGCCGTCGGGCAGCCGTGGCTCACCGACGCCACCTGGCCGGGCTGGGCCTTGCCGCAGTTGAACGCGCCTCCCAGCACGTAGGTCTCGGGGCCGCCGACGGCCTCCATCGATCCCCAGAAGTCGGTGGTCGTCGCCTGGTAGGCGACGTCGCGCAGCTGGCCGGCGAGACGTCCGTCCTCGATCTTGTAGAACCGCTGCCCGGTGAACTGGAAGTTGTAGCGCTGCATGTCGATCGACCACGACTTGTCGCCGACGACGTAGATGCCGCGCTCCACGCGCTCGATGAGGCCCTCCGTGCTGGGGCCGTCGGGGTCGGGTTGCAGCGAGACGTTCGCCATCCGCTGGATGGGGATGTGGCCGGGCGAGTCGGCGTAGGCGCAGCCGTTGGACCGACCGTCGTTGAGCTCGAGCTTCTGGCGGCCCATCACGCGGTCGAGCTGGTAGCCGACCAGCACGCCGTCCTTGACGATGTCCCACGACTGGGTGGCGACGCCCTCGTCGTCCCAGCCGATCGAGGCGAGCCCGTGGGGCGCGGTGCGGTCGCCGGTCACGTTCATGACGGGCGAGCCGTAGCGGAGCGAGCCCAGCTGGTCGTAGGTCGCGAAGCTGGTGCCGGCGTAGTTCGCCTCGTAGCCCAGCGCCCGGTCGAGCTCGGTCGCATGGCCGATCGACTCGTGGATGGTGAGCCACAAGTTCGACGGGTGGATGACGAGGTCGTAGGTGCCGGCCTCGACGCTCGGCGCCCGCAGCTTCTCGGCCAGGAGGTCGGGCATCTCGGCCAGCTCCGCGTCCCAGTCCCAGCCGCCGGCGTCGGGGCGGCCGACCAAGTATTCCCACCCGCGGCCCACCGGCGGGGCGATCGACGTCATGGAGTCGAAGATGCCGCGCTCCGCGTCGGCCCCCATGGCGGTGACCTCGGGCATGAGCCGCACCCGCTGCTGGGTGGTGCGCGTGCCCGCCAGGTCGGCGTAGAACTTGTTCTCCCGCACCTGCCGCAGGCCGGCGGTGGCGTGGCCGACGACGTCGTGGGCGCGGAGGCGCTCCGTGAAGTCGACGAGCAGGGCCACCTTCTCGGCGACCGGCACCTCGAGCGGGTCGATCTCGTAGGGCGACGTCCACGACACGTCCGGGTAGACGGGCTCGTCGGCCAGCTCGACGGGGACGGTCGTCATCGCCGCCGCGACCCGGGCGACCTCGACGGCCCGCTCGGCGACGTGCCGGGCCTCGTCCTCGGTGAGCACGACCCCCGAGGCGAAGCCCCAGGCCCCGCCGTGGACGACACGGACGGCGAACCCGACGTCCGAGCTGTCCTGCGTGCCGAGCAGGGAGCCGTCGCGGACGTGCAGGTCCTGGTAGCGCACCCGCTCGAACCGGAAGTCCGCGTGGGTCACCCCGAGGTCGGCCGCGCGGCCGAGGGCGACGTCCGCCAGATGCCGGAAGGGGAGGTCGAGGAATGACGCGTCGATGCCGAGACCGCTCATGCGACCGAACCTAGACCACCGGCCCACCGCCTCGCGGCCGCGCCTCAGCCGTCCGCGTGGACGATGCTCAATCGTGACCCGGAGCGCGACGGCGCGACCTGGAGCTGGGTGGGGATGCGGGTGCGGAGCTCGCTGACGTGGCTGACCACCCCGACGACCCGTCCGCCCTCGCGCAGCTCGTCGAGGGTGTCCATGACGTCGTCGAGGGTCTCCGCGTCGAGGGAGCCGAAGC containing:
- a CDS encoding MerR family transcriptional regulator, whose amino-acid sequence is MNDEQHVRGAADDRAVVEATEVAEEQGLLFTDDVSPLPSDQGYRGPTACNAAGITYRQLDYWARTGLVEPTIRGAKGSGSQRLYSFRDILILKIIKRLLDAGISLPQIRTAISHLRERGTDDLTRVTLMSDGASVYECTTNDEVIDLLQGGQGVFGIAIGGVWREIEGSLAELPSERTGDDAAAASSGPGAVDELAARRARRIG
- the gcvP gene encoding aminomethyl-transferring glycine dehydrogenase, yielding MDADPTTPDFATDDLLGFARRHIGPDADAVATMLARLGHDSLDALMDAAVPASIRDRDVRLDLPAPASEQDVAAELRALAAANGLAEPMIGLGYHGTVTPAVIRRNVLEDPSWYTAYTPYQPEISQGRLEALLNFQTMVGDLTGLPTANASLLDEGTAAAEAMTLVRRANRKARGPFVVDADALPQTIAVVRTRAAAMGIEVVVADLAGGLPSSVAETGLCGVLVQYPGASGEVRDPRPVIDAAHEHGGLAVVAADLLALTLLESPGTLGADVAVGSTQRFGVPLFHGGPHAAYVAVRAGLERNLPGRLVGVSVDAEGRPAYRLALQTREQHIRRDKATSNICTAQVLLAVVASMYAVYHGPDGLRRIAERIHDLAARAAASLRAAGLDVPTAGFFDTVTVRVPGGAARAVAAARDEGLHLRLVDADTVGIAFSEVSGPHTLRALHAAFGVVPARVDPIRDALPTALARTTPYLTHDVFSSHHSETQMLRYLRRLSGRDYALDRGMIPLGSCTMKLNATTEMEPVSLPGFADLHPFVPAEDAAGYRRLVADLEGWLAEVTGYDRVSIQPNAGSQGELAGLMAIRAYHEARGESARDVCLIPSSAHGTNAASAVMAGMRVVVVASRDDGGVDLDDLRRACAEHADDLAAIMITYPSTHGVYEDTVTELCEVVHAHGGQVYVDGANLNALVGHARPGAFGGDVSHLNLHKTFCIPHGGGGPGVGPVAVRAHLAPYLPSHPLHPDPERRDGIGPISSAPHGSAGILPISWAYVRLMGAAGLARATAVAVLSANYVAARLGEHFPVLYRGANGLVAHECILDLRPLTKATGVTVDDVAKRLVDHGFHAPTMSFPVAGTLMVEPTESEDLAELDRFCDAMISIRAEIARVEAGEWSAEESPLRHAPHTTRALVGEWDRAYSRETAVFPQGHDVDKYWPPVARIDQAYGDRNLVCACPPLEAFAEDGVLVGEGA
- a CDS encoding serine hydrolase domain-containing protein, with amino-acid sequence MRDDAPVLAGTARALLTRVAETQVAARAPSLVAGVVRDGTLVWSGGWGEVPGPVEDTQYRIGSITKTLTAVVVLQAVRDGLLDLGGRIDEALGEPIGTYGDRTLRQLLSHTSGMQSEPAGAWWERTEGGSFADLVAANPGAGAVFPAGQQYHYTNLGFALLGEAAARVRGTDWWSLVRSAVLEPLGMARTSYGPEAPHASGASVHPYTSELVPEPATDTGAMAPAGQVWSTVTDLGRYAAFLAAGHPDVLDGRWLDLASHPVGATRASGLASAHGLGLALLAGGSGMLRGHTGSMPGFQAACFVDAPRRTGAVVLAGSTTGVPAGGLAVDLLELLHAHEPTLPTPWRAPAAVPALVRDVVGVWHWGNTPYVVRVEGAAGDEVVVRRGDAVAHRFAVRGAPGEERLVGTGGYHDGETLKVHRRPDGSVSHLVVATFVYTRTPYDPEVPVPGGHPATGT
- a CDS encoding YihY/virulence factor BrkB family protein, with translation MALLGRHRTDTAEERSEERSTGGSADRAEERADAPSPDDPRKPDSVGDIEAPSWRYVLRRTLREFSKDQCTDLAAALTYYAVLALFPGLVALLALVGLVGQGQATVDTLLQVLRDVGAGSAATTLEPTLQQLASSQTAGVAFVVGLATALWSASGYVNSFGRAMNRVYEIREGRPVWKLRPVMLLLTAVAVVLVALVALALVLTGPAASAVGDAIGLGDTAVFVWNIAKWPVVLGAVVLVVALLYYVTPNVQQPKFRWISLGAVLAIAVWLVASAAFGFYVANFSSYNRTYGSLAGVAVFLLWLWITNLALLLGAELDAELERGRELQAGIAAEESIQLPPRDTHAIEKSDEKHADDVDDGRRLRHAAGRRPERDGREDR
- a CDS encoding DUF3618 domain-containing protein, whose translation is MATPDDPHEEHQPTVAELEEQVEQTRADLADTVEALAAKADVTGRAKHKAEEVVQHARTSAEVTAGQAAQAVANARDQLTDDRGKPTPAALGGAGGLLVLGLVVAVVVWRRRR
- a CDS encoding phage holin family protein codes for the protein MSSVHGDETTGELIARLSTQTSELLRGEIRLAQAEITQKVRYAGFGAGAFGAAGVLALYGGGALVATVIIALAVVLPAWLAALVVTLALFLLAGLLAVVGRSQVKHAAPPVPERAVEGLKTDVRTVKEAREHGHA
- a CDS encoding metallopeptidase TldD-related protein gives rise to the protein MTTSPTPQELVERALAASRSDDAVVIVRTTSSANLRWANNTLTTNGEMSGVQVSVLAFDRRADGVAVGSVTSAASDLAQVLALVELADTAARAADVADDAADLVDGVAAPDWAEPPARTSIGVYDAVAPALGTAFGTAGGGGRVLYGFVDHEVATVYVGSTTGLRLRHVQPTGHWACTAKPTSLDQSAWVGGATRDFADVDPVAFEAELTRRLGWGSRRVDLPAGRYDTVLPPTSTADLMIYLLWISGALDAHDGQSVWSRPGGGTRVGEQVAAPGVRLHSAPAYPGLEAVPFVHTTASSETSSVFDNGLPIVPTDWIRDGVLTSLLTSRHSARVTDLPVNPAPDNLVLDVAGGAGTTEDLVAGTERGLLVTSLWYIRVVDPQSMLLTGLTRDGVYLVEGGEITGLVTNFRFNESPVELLNRFSHAGATELSFSREWGDYFSRTATPALRIPDFNMSSVSQAQ
- a CDS encoding TldD/PmbA family protein, which produces MSGLGIDASFLDLPFRHLADVALGRAADLGVTHADFRFERVRYQDLHVRDGSLLGTQDSSDVGFAVRVVHGGAWGFASGVVLTEDEARHVAERAVEVARVAAAMTTVPVELADEPVYPDVSWTSPYEIDPLEVPVAEKVALLVDFTERLRAHDVVGHATAGLRQVRENKFYADLAGTRTTQQRVRLMPEVTAMGADAERGIFDSMTSIAPPVGRGWEYLVGRPDAGGWDWDAELAEMPDLLAEKLRAPSVEAGTYDLVIHPSNLWLTIHESIGHATELDRALGYEANYAGTSFATYDQLGSLRYGSPVMNVTGDRTAPHGLASIGWDDEGVATQSWDIVKDGVLVGYQLDRVMGRQKLELNDGRSNGCAYADSPGHIPIQRMANVSLQPDPDGPSTEGLIERVERGIYVVGDKSWSIDMQRYNFQFTGQRFYKIEDGRLAGQLRDVAYQATTTDFWGSMEAVGGPETYVLGGAFNCGKAQPGQVASVSHGCPTALFRGVRILNTGEEAGK